One stretch of Arthrobacter polaris DNA includes these proteins:
- a CDS encoding DUF6318 family protein, whose product MQESHATTTQHESRIRTRGPRRIRPELGNSAPTKVVAIVIAALLSLAACTSPQDGVNVPGAPKPGTAPTTAAATIERTPEXQHSCGVSAGHSGGPAQNVPVPVLPEQAKEFSKEGLIAFAEYWYATLGYVXETGDSAPMMAVTEADCKSCSFINEPLRAWYSDKGWVLGGQMTVHSSSSTFEPVSDGSFQAILMIQQNRVSFYRMDRSLAEAHPQRTVKANIVVATYMKDHWTARTAEYLGKD is encoded by the coding sequence ATGCAGGAAAGTCACGCAACAACCACACAACACGAATCCAGAATACGAACCCGGGGACCGCGCCGCATCCGTCCTGAACTGGGCAACAGCGCCCCGACCAAGGTTGTTGCCATCGTGATTGCCGCGCTGCTCTCCTTGGCTGCCTGCACCTCGCCACAAGACGGTGTAAATGTTCCTGGGGCACCGAAGCCAGGCACCGCACCAACAACCGCAGCAGCCACCATTGAACGAACGCCTGAANCCCAGCACAGCTGCGGTGTATCAGCCGGCCACAGCGGAGGGCCAGCCCAAAATGTACCCGTCCCGGTACTACCCGAGCAAGCCAAAGAATTTAGCAAAGAAGGCCTCATCGCCTTTGCTGAATATTGGTACGCAACTCTGGGCTACGTTNTTGAGACTGGAGATTCGGCGCCGATGATGGCTGTTACCGAAGCTGACTGTAAATCTTGTTCCTTCATCAACGAACCGCTCCGAGCTTGGTACAGCGATAAAGGTTGGGTTTTGGGAGGACAAATGACTGTGCACTCTTCGTCGAGTACATTCGAGCCTGTTTCTGATGGGTCTTTCCAAGCAATATTAATGATCCAACAGAACAGAGTGTCCTTCTACAGAATGGACAGGAGCCTTGCAGAAGCACATCCGCAGCGCACTGTCAAAGCTAACATCGTGGTGGCTACATATATGAAGGACCATTGGACGGCTCGCACAGCCGAATACCTGGGCAAGGACTGA